GACAGAAGCTACCCTGCTGCCTTGCCCTTCACATAGACCAACACACCTACACCCTTGCTGAAAGATATAAGCTATCTGGTCACCATCTGTAAGTTTCAATCTAGCAAGAAACTTCCATTATCACCTGCAATGTCTGCATTGGATAAATACATTATGCTACTCACTGAGCAGTGCATCAGTACCCCGATTCAAAGGAGTATCACAGAATTTTGAATAGAATATGGTTCCAGAAGAAAGCTGCCATGTTCTTGCAGTTTAATTTATTAAACACATTTAGGTTCTCCATTACTTCGTTTATTGTACACATTTACTATTCTATTCATTAGGTTTCCCTTGTCTCGTACTTAATTAGGATTCTTGGATTTTTTTCCAAGTATGGACATACTTTTTGTGGAAACTCACCCAAAAAATGAATGGATTTACAGATTTTTTTCCATGAGAATGtctatacaaacacaaacacaatgaATAAGAGAATAATGGCTGAGGAGTTAGGGACTTACAGCAATGAACCACCAAATTATAactgacaaattaaaaaataatattcgaAACTGTTATTATGATTACAAATACGTAGTACCTGTTAAACTTCAGAAATCTAGCTTTGTTGGCAATTGCAGTCAAAAGCCAAAATTGACAGGAGCAAACTAGCAGCCAAACCTTAAACAAGAATTTTTTCAACTTAGCTGTTTGTTTCTAACCTTACTAGTAAATAGTTAAGGCACATCTTTTTCAGTAAAATCATGTAATATCCTTTTGATTTATATATCCAtacttctgctattttcaacaGTTTATATGTTTACTCATAACAAGCCATAAAACAAAAAGCTGGTCATTACACTACATGTCATGACTCTGTAGCCAATGTTTCAACTTTTCAATTAGCATTAGTTGGCCTTGCCACAAATGCAAATCTCTTGTGATTTACTTATAAACTATCTTTTTTTCGATATACCCTGGTCTATTACATTACATAAATGTTGACACAGAAAAGTCTGACATGCATATTTAGAATGAAAGATGCCACAATGAAATATCCAAAGCGTTTCATTGAATACTTCCCAGTTCCTTTCATAatccaaattcatgaaaaataataatttcaggaATATTATTCTCATTTGATCCAAGGATCAACAGTTGTCTATGCATTAGCAATGCGGAGAGAGAACAGACTTTCACCATAACAAAAAATCATAAAGCAAAATGCtttccatgaaaaaataaatttcaattcaagtGATTTAAATATCCCTCACTCACAGTTTCAACTTTCTCAAATTATAAGAGGTATTAATCAACAAGAAATGCTCTCTTACATCCATGCTTGTGAGCTCACCATCAGAAACAAGCTAACTATATTTTTGGTTGTAACAACCCATCAATACTGTCTGTGCCATATGCGTCTTACATCAAGCAATATAGTTCACTTTGAGCAagttatataaaattatgtttatcACAAAACATTTGCTTTTGTCAGGAATTCCCCAAACATGATGCATCACTGGAATCATGATGCTTGAGAGCTGCATGATACAATTTAATGTTACCATcatttgaaaatgatattgttatgttacaataaagtttcatacatacttacctggcagatatatacatagctaagactccgtcgtccccgacagaaattcaaatttcgcgccactcgctacaggtaggtcaggtgatctaccgacctgccctgggtggcaggactaggaaccatccccgttttctatcatatttctctctccacctgtctcccgcggggaggctgggtgggcctttaattgtatatatctgccaggtaagtatgtatgaaactttattgtaacataacaatatcatttttcatacaatcaacttacctgtcagatatatacatagctgattggcacccttcggtggagggtaagagacagctactatatggaatagacaggtaaacaacatatgttgtaggtataaataaaaccttggttcctacctgataggtggtagacttggtgggtgtttgcccagtatgTCTGCATCACtcagaaactttagcgagatatgtgatctatggccaagagttcttgtgggtctgccgatggggtcttacccacttactcagcagagcctaaaaggactttgtcaatgggtgctgatccacttatatgacaatacaccttatgaaggagcacacaaccaatcccgaccacctgatcctaaccatgtgttagaactaaggattgttacgagttatccccgaactcgtcacaacaaccgtaactcaaaaaccactacgcacacatacataatttttcaaaaaaattatactcaactaattggatatgacgagaattctcttatgaacaacatagacggccgcccgtgcgagcctgaatcctccattgttcgaagagattctcgaccatatccaaacagaagagcAGTATATACAttctaaggattggtgtcggctcccgtacccagaatcgtatctgccgatacgataggactagagaaaagcacttctcatacgtcacacgcacgtctttcaagtaatgagatgcaaataccgagttgcatctccaatatgtcgtatctaatatgtttttaagtgacatattcttataaaacgagagagacgtcgcaaccgctcgtaacttcatgagcttttactctcagaagttgtaattgttcgtccggacagaccttgtgagcgtccgtaatgacgttccttacaaagaacgctagagcgttctttgacatcagtcttgtggggtctttgaccgcgcaccaaagaccttgtctagagcctcccaactgacgtttcctctgaagatagaacttcagagctctaacagggcatagagacctctctgcttctctgcctacgagactagacattcctttgatttcagaatgacctaggccagggattcgtgggattctcgtttttcgctaaaaacagagttttaaacgagcaaatcgccgagtcttccttgaatcctacttatcctgcagagcttgtaactcactaattctttttgccgttgctaacgataaaagaaataggcattttctagttacgtctctaaatgaggcctgatgaggaggttcaaatctatccgaagacagatatttgaggactacgtccaaattccagttcggaggtactggctctttagactttgacgtctcaaaagatcttatgagatcgtggagatctttgttatttgccagatctaaacctctgttcctgaatacagccgagagcatactcctgtatccctttattgtggatacggctagatgcgattttactctcaggaatagcaagaaatcagcaatttccgctatagaggtagaggaggaggacaacttcttggctctacaccaccttctaaagacctcccacttcgactggtatactttcgaagtggaggttctgcgagctctcgcgatcgcgcttgccacttcgcgagaaaagcctctcgctctgacaagtctttcgatagtcgaaaggcagtcagagcgagagcggggaggttttgatggtactcttgaagtgtggttgtttgagaagatccgtccttcctggtagggatcttggaaagtctacgatccactctaccacctccgtgaaccattcctgggccggccaaaagggggctattaaagtcatcctcgtctcttttgacgccacaaactttttcaatactaaccccaggattttgaatgggggaaaagcgtacacgtccactcgagaccagtttagcaggaaggcgtctaccataattgctcttgggtcttccacgaccgagcaaaacactgggagcctttttgaaatgtatgttgcgaatagatccacgtgaggagttccccacagagaccagagatcgcgacatacttcctcgtgcagagtccattcctgtatgaaggacctggttcctcctgctgagcctgtccgccctcacattccttactccctgtacgaaccttgtcagcagggagatgttcctgtgagacgtccaaagtaataggtccctcgtgagttcgtaaaggaacgaggagtgagtccctccctgtttccgaatgtaggcaagtgcggtggtgttgtccacgtttacttgtactaccttgtctctcaccagagttctaggctcttcaaagccaggtgaacggcgaagagctctttgcaatttatgtgccaggacacctgtgctggttcccaggtgcctgacacttcctctgagcctaatgtcgctcccaacCCAACCCGTCTACCgacgtcggagaacaacactaggtctgggttctttgaTCTTAGAGAgacccctttgttctcttccagaggcagcaaccaccactgtaggtgtgcctttacctccactggaatggggaaaacgtccgacagttgtccgtttttcctccagctccaagacttcttgaggaagaattgaagtggacggatatgaagtcttccgagagggaagaattgttccagcgaggaaagcgtccccagaaggctcaaccattccctcactgacgtttgctgtttctctaagaagagagagattatcctcaaacctttttcggttctctcttgcgaaggaaaaactcgaaaaccccgagaatccatccgaatccccagatagactaggtcttgtctgggggtcatctgagacttctcgaggttcacaagcaatcccaacgccttggtcaaatctagagttaactttaggtcctccaaacactgtctctccgatctggccctgatgagccagtcgtctaggtacatcgagacattcactcctttgagatgaagaaatctcgccacattcctcatcaggcttgtgaagacctgaggagctgtggacaggccgaaacacaaggctctgaactgaaagatccttccccccgtcatgaaacggaggtacttcttcgatgaagggtggatcgggacgtgaaagtaggcgtcttggagatctagagacaccatccaatctccttgtcgtaatgacgctagactgaagcagaagtctccatggagaacttctccttctgaacaaatttgttcagagcgctgacgtctagtactggtctccagcctcccgaggctttcgccactagaaaaaaggcgattgtaaaaccccggggagttttgatccagtactagttctactgcactcttgtcccacatttgtttccaccattgatcgaagagtatcctcagcacaggatccttgtacttggctgatagttcccttggtatagacgttaggggcggagtattcaggaaagggatacgatatcccttccattaagatctttagtgaagacgcgtctgcgtctatcagtgtccaggcttccacgaattcctggagcctggcacctactggtgtttggaggagaaatgtttcatttgccctttttaaagggacgaaaggcggacctactcttctctctggagccttccttcttgcgggaggtctggagatcggaccacctcgaaagggctgcctagaagtgctaggttctttcttgtccgacactaaagcgaggtttcttcttcctagctgactgcgtcagaagatcctgtgtcgcttctcagttaaagagtgagctacgtccttcactaacttagaaggaaacaatagtccgaaagaggagcatatagcagagctgccctctgcgcatgcgagactgcctttgttaagaaggcgccacacactgtccttttcttcaaaagacctgctccaaataatgcagagaactccaaagatccatcctgtactgctttgtcgatgcacgacaaaatgcataacagggcttcaggttcgattccctgcgaatcgtgagctttcttggacatcaccccaagggaccaatctaagaagttgaatacttccaatacatggaaaagtcccttgaggagatgatccagttccgaaatactccaagttatgcgggcagaattaagactaggacgccttgaagcgtcaactaacgttgaaaagtctgcctctgtagtagaagggagagcgatacccatatccccccctcccccgtcttgtaccatatgcctcttttcccagctaaccttgctggtaggcatgcaaaatactgtcctggttaagtctttcttcgacttcatccaggcgtctaaggcgtgtaaagcccgcttcatcgagatggtgggcttcatcttcagaaaagacgaagtcttcttcgccttcgcactcgaaaagagcgagcgcggagaaggaggagcagccggagtcaactcgtctccgtattcctccagaagcatggttgtcaacaccttatagttggacaagccctctcttccaagatcgtcatcctccgagtttcgttcgaactcgtgataatcctgagtttctgttctcctttcagaatgttcctcttctgggggagacaaactcctgatcggagaggggctaagggaatgaaagtctttcctttttccccttctgatcgacttggaagccgtcaccaacctgcggcttctctcgcgctttagaaggcgtcatgtatgacgcttcccgctctccgaggttgcatgtatgacgtctcttgttgacgtttagaaGACGCTTCGCGTCCGGaaagacgcttcgctttctaagggcttctACTCGgctcacaatcttggacggagcgtcacgtctaagatcctcttgatttgacgcttcacttctaaaagacgtcttccgagcaggtgcgagaggacgagacttcttaataggaagcgtcacgtccttccgacggggcgctaaaactcccagaGATGATAGTTTGTTcttgcaccgccataatgatcttccttgacgcttctcctacgtctagcgcCTGACGcccttcgtcatcactcggggaagaagcatgatggggtacttcctcataagcgtcaggtgacgttgacgccaccttcgccttcttaatagcagacggggcgtcatccgagaagcgctccgggctagaatcGATGtccttgcttcatatgacgcttcagcggtctcgataagttcgactccttccaccctcgtttaggtgaggggagagagaggacgacacgtcgcgaaggacgcttttcctgtagcgcccttgagctggctgccatgaagcaaagctagctgaagggacgtctgaccgttggggattaccccacgacctccttaaggctttcgactttccttctcctctgggcatgtgagcttggaagaggtctaggcctgggagcgccgcagggacgatcaaacgccccctacccacaacactgatagggttcacttcactaaaattttgttttcactatcactagccttaccttcgagtccgccatcttggacttcatgtctcgaatcgtcgctttcagattggcgatttccgatgccgaatccgaaaagagacactctgagaatgagatttatagggagattCTCCagaagtagggttagaattattatttaaaggctcaataggccttgaattcacacctttcagtcttctaactctatccctctctaacttcttcaaataagaagtcaaagtcttccattcttctgcattcaaactctcgcattccttacaagtgttagtagcagaacactgcacccccctacatttacggcatacagtgtgaggatcaaccgaagctttcggtatcctcaccctgcagcctacattcacacacattctcacactcacattagaatcagacatcctgagaaaaatccaaaagagttattccaaaaacagtccacagtagcgaatgccaaaacacgatccaaatacgtcaccaaaagtcgaaaaaacgTTTCTTGTTtaatcaaatgttgaaaaaaagaatccaagtcaggaggtaataacaaacaatgtttgataccaccggcgacagagaaaatatgatagaaaacggggatggttcctagtcctgccacccagggcaggccggtagatcacctgacctacctgtagcgagtggcgcgaaatttgaatttctgtcggggacgacggagtcttagctatgtatatatctgacaggtaagttgattgtatgaaaagttAATTTTTCAGTACAGTATTGCAGCCTTGACTTATCTTATACgtattcatcttttctttttttctttcgatgaattttttttcagaagttctgctgctattttctttttatcttccatTTTCTGTTTATCAGTTTCCCTCTGACTAATTGTCTGCTTTTTCAAAAGTGCTTCATACATGatttcctttgtcaatttccttGGAGGAACATAATCGTCTTCAACTTCACGTACAGAACGAACAGGACcactggattttttctcctgacTATCTTCCTTCTTCTTACGACCTCTTCCTTTGGCTTTTGGTTTATTATTGGCATGTACTTCAGGACCACTACTGCCCTCAGAAGGATCTATTAACAGTGTCCTTGAAGGCTTGTTATCAGGAACGTTTTTATcaacttcttcctcctcttctgcaTTTTGATCCAAAGATTCTTCCGACTCTTGTACTTTGCGCCTCTTTCCTGGGGGCTTCTTTCTCACCAGATTTCCAGTTCTCTTTAATGATGTGCCTTCCTTAACACTTGGTGGTTCCAATCCTTTTGCTTTTGCTATGGCATCTTGCATCCGTTTACTATGAACTTTATCATCTTTCACTAGCTTGATATTGGTGAAGAATGAGTCAATTCTCATTTGGGTAGTTTTTACTCCAAGCTTCTTCATAACTGGGAGTAGAATTTCATCAGCTTTAGCCCGATTCCACCCAAACTTTTCCATAGTAAAGAGGCGAAGTGCATCTACATTAGGTACTGCCCATGAGAATTTTTCCTTGGAATCATCAACTTCAGGTTCTAAATAAGCTTTGAATATCTGATCTGAAGGAAATGACTCTGGCAGATGTACCTGAGCCATTTTCTGctttacttttgataaatagattGCAGACACATTCTTATGAGCAACATTCCACCACTTTTTGAAAGCTCGAAGGCAATCAATACCTTCTCCTGGGAATTCTGTTAACAATTCCATTGCTGATACTGCCCCAACCGACTCAATGCCCTCAGTATAATCACTGCCAGTAAGAAGAGCAAGAGTTATCATTTTTTCTCTATTCAAACCTAGATTTGCTTCAATATTAtccattttaaaaaattcaacatGCCTTGTCTGATTGAAGAAATTCTTATAAACTTTCGTACCTCCAAAGAGAAATATATCAGAGTCATCAGTTATGGTTCCGGACGTTAAATTGATAGCATCCAGAAAAGCACACTGAGCTTCTGCTTCCATTGGAGCAACAAGATATGGAATGCCAAAAAGCTGTAATAAGTGCTGGGATTCTCCATACATCTGATCATTCAAATTAGATGAAATTCGTTCTACTTTTTGAGCCTGGGCTACTAAGGCTCTTTGTTCTTCAGCCAGTTCCCCTTCCAAACGTTTtagctcatcttctgaatattcaAGTGGCCTTTCAACCTCAATAAATTCTTCTTCCTTTGTTTCATTGACATCTATAGCTTTTCCTTGCAAATTATTTGAAGCTGATTGAGAAATCccattttctgaaatattttcattctctGCACTCAGTTTAAGATCTTGAGTCTCAGCTTCCTGCAGAATTTCCTCACTCTTTGTATCATCACTCTCCAAAACTACTCCATTAACTTGTGAATCACTTGTACGATCACTAATGCTTGCATTCTGCTCCACAGAATCACGATTTTCTGGTGAAACATCCATTTCTACAGTGCTTGATGGTGCATTAGATTTTTTGACAAACAAGTTAGAGTTTTCATTGATCTCCGTACTTCTCAAAAATCTGTCTTCTTCAACACTCCCAATCCCACTCTGTAATGAGCTAATGTTTGGTTCTTGAGCATCAGTTCTGGCAGTGGTCTCTTTCATGTAATCAGCTGTTTTACTTGATGGTTTACCTAGGCCAGGAATATTTTCAGTACTGATATACTCACTTTTCTTTAAGGCATTATTTTCCTTGGGTGTTCTactgttattaatattttccgtTTCTGAGTCACTATCTCCACTGGAACTCATCATCTCCACATCCTCTACTTCAgcttcattatcataattagaTGGAATGATATCAGGGCTACAACTTCTTTCAGGCACTTTTGAAGTCtcttttcttttaaacatttctGAGTCACTATCATCACTAGAATTCATGAATTCCACATcagaatttctttctttcctctcttctttatTTGCTGCTGGAaagtcttcaattttttttacattccctgGATTCTGAGTTACTCCTTGAACACAGGTCTCATTTAAAATGTGAGAGCTGCCATCATTCCCAGATTGCAGATTTCTTTTTAAAACAGATGCTTTGGAAGCTGCGGCAGCAGTTACCTGCTTATTTTGAACATCACTGTATCTTGACAATTTTCTTGTTATAGCCTCAAGGTTTGAATGCCTCTTCTTTTCCGAAGGGAGCTTGGTTTGTGAATTAGTAACATTCTCAGGCTTGTTTGAAAAAACATCTGCAAATATATCTTCTTCCATCTTCAAAGGCGCAATATCAAAATCTAATGATATGGAAATACCCTTGGACTTATCACTCACAATCTTCCTGCTATTTTCCTGATTGGCTGCACCCATATTTCGACTATCTACCAGGGCTTTCTTAGGGGAAGTCTTATTGTTACTTGTATGGACAATATCATCTAACTTCTGCTGCATGATCTTGATCCATAAGCTGTTGTTTTTGGTCTCTAAAACTTTTTTAACATTATCTTCAGTCTTTGTTTCATCAATCTTTTCAGGTGCTAAAGTACCTGGGCTGCTGGGTTCAGAGACTTCTATAAAATCACTGTCGTCATCAGACGAATCTGCATCTGGATTAAACACAAAACCTGATGCCTTTCCTGAAGTTGACGGTCCATCTGAACCGGCAGGCATTTCATTATGATGTTCACTGGGATTCCCCTGTTTAATAAGAGCAAGGATCTCTTCCTGCGAGAGACCATCATTGTCTAACAATGAGCCTACAACTTTCAAAAGGGCTTTTCCATCAAAGTCAAGTTTATCTTCACTctggttcttttcatctttattctTTGAATCAGGAAAACTAAAGTAATCATCATCATAGTCGGAATCTGACTCAGAATCTGAAAAACGCTTTGATTTTACAatgccttgttttttttctaattcagtcAAAAAATCCTTTCAaactctccctctcctcttcatggagtttttttcatttagaaatcTTGCTTCAAAATGTCTTCTTGGCTATCAGGTTCATTTtgggtttcatttattttcttgataaaaatggAATGGGCAGAATCTTCTGAGACAATTCGTTGTGTTAGACTAACATGCTTCTCAAGCTCACCAAACATTTCAGCTTCCATTTCTGCCGACTTCTTTTTCTGCATTTCAGATCGAATATTATCAAGGGTTGACTGAAATTTGTACCTTTTCATTAACCTTTCCATTTGAAACTGAGCAAAATTTTTAGATTCTTGGGGCATTTTATTCAAAGTGTTCCATGAATTTTCTTTACGAGTGTCCTGGAGCTCACTCAAAATTTCATGCTGAGTTTCAAGGGGGAGGGCTTTAAACTCCTCACTTTCAAACTCAAACTGGTGAAGATTTGGGAGCCTGTAACTCttcataactgatctcttctcttCTGCTGATTTGTTCGGACTTAATGAGGTCCTTTTCCTTCTTCAGGGAGAGGTGGTAATTCAAAAATATCTTTTCGACTTTCTTGGGACGAACAACGTGTGCTGCACTGGGTCCTGGTCCACTCCTACCAAGAGCTTTTCTAACAGCCTGACTTTTCAAGAGATTCGAAAGGAGTCTTTCTCTCACTTGCTTTGCCTTGCTGGCTGCTACTTCCCGTCGAAGCCTCCTGGAAGCAAGAGTCTGTTTTTTCAGGTGTGGGACTCCCCCGTCAAATATAAAGACAGGCCTGATGCGGTAGAAGAGAAGCTTACATATGCGATGGAACAGAGTCAACAAATGGGCATTTGCCACAGCAGAACCACCAGGTCCTCTGAATCCTCGCACTGCTTGGTGGAGCCAAATGGACACATCAACACCTAATATCCTCTGTTCCAATGTTTCCAGAGGTACTGGTACCCCTGAACACTCAACAAGCTTCCACAGCCCTTTAACTCCCATGATTTATTTGTAGTGTCACAGATATAAATTATTAGTGAGTAATTAGcgcataaaaaaacttttatctttatgaaaaaaatatcactacAATAGTAAGAGGAATATTTTATCTACTGAAGTTATACTGTGGTACCAAACACAAACCTTAATTCACTATACTAGTAGCATCACTGTGTACAGTAATTCACTCTGCCCATATGAAAATGCACCTTGTTTCTCTCATCTGCGCCTATTAGGCTGAACATTCTTGAAACATTAGCAGCAACAAAGCTTGAACTGCTGGAGCACAATTCACCATTTATCCACTcctagaaataagaaaaagtttgATAACTGAAAAGGGACTTTGAAATATAAATACTGAGTACATGAGTATTAATGTTCTAATATTAATGTCTATCAATATGAATTGTAAAGGCAGGAAAGACTAATATTCTGTCAGTTAAGGCTATAATATGCATTTAAAGAATTTATGTgcctattttttaatttgtttttgttaaacACTCAAGAGCCAAATAATCTTTTTAGTACTGAACATTTAAAAACCTGACAAGAATACTGACAAGCATACCTGAAGTGAATATAAACCAAtaacacaagaaaataaaattgaccAACAAAATTAAAAGGACAGTTCCGATAATAcctagccattttttttatttcattacattaGCATGGAACTCCCCTGACAGCCTCCTCTAATTACAATTACGAATCACAACTGtacctattttgaaaaataatgaaatggaaaataaatactaGTAAGCGTAGGCCCTGAGTTTATTGCACTAAGCTCTGAATACAGTAAGCCTAGGCTAACCGACAGCAATCCTAGCTCCCTTAACaaatagggggaaacaccgcctTGGATCCATCACTCATCGGGTCAGcaccttattcactctatatttaattggtgaaacaagaatacaattacatctttaagcatatcattcaaaagactaaagtttcatcaacataatgtgatgtaTGGAAGCGCCATACGAacaaaaataagcatgtgaggtcttcgtaattTATTCGGAATTTatgtttcaaggcagtttttaatcCAAATTATTGGCATCAGACCGACTAAGGTGGCCGTTCGTGAACCGTCATCGATACCCACgtccttcccagccttcccagcactcatttaaacaatattagtgtatatatgtaacatttattgatc
The sequence above is a segment of the Macrobrachium nipponense isolate FS-2020 chromosome 27, ASM1510439v2, whole genome shotgun sequence genome. Coding sequences within it:
- the LOC135200884 gene encoding LOW QUALITY PROTEIN: DNA excision repair protein ERCC-5 homolog (The sequence of the model RefSeq protein was modified relative to this genomic sequence to represent the inferred CDS: inserted 1 base in 1 codon; deleted 4 bases in 2 codons; substituted 1 base at 1 genomic stop codon), with the translated sequence MGVKGLWKLVECSGVPVPLETLEQRILGVDVSIWLHQAVRGFRGPGGSAVANAHLLTLFHRICKLLFYRIRPVFIFDGGVPHLKKQTLASRRLRREVAASKAKQVRERLLSNLLKSQAVRKALGRSGPGPSAAHVVRPKKXRKDIFELPPLPEEKRTSLSPNKSAEEKRSVMKSYRLPNLHQFEFESEEFKALPLETQHEILSELQDTRKENSWNTLNKMPQESKNFAQFQMERLMKRYKFQSTLDNIRSEMQKKKSAEMEAEMFGELEKHVSLTQRIVSEDSAHSIFIKKINETQNEPDSQEDILKQDLNEKNSMKRRGRVXKDFLTELEKKQGIVKSKRFSDSESDSDYDDDYFSFPDSKNKDEKNQSEDKLDFDGKALLKVVGSLLDNDGLSQEEILALIKQGNPSEHHNEMPAGSDGPSTSGKASGFVFNPDADSSDDDSDFIEVSEPSSPGTLAPEKIDETKTEDNVKKVLETKNNSLWIKIMQQKLDDIVHTSNNKTSPKKALVDSRNMGAANQENSRKIVSDKSKGISISLDFDIAPLKMEEDIFADVFSNKPENVTNSQTKLPSEKKRHSNLEAITRKLSRYSDVQNKQVTAAAASKASVLKRNLQSGNDGSSHILNETCVQGVTQNPGNVKKIEDFPAANKEERKERNSDVEFMNSSDDSDSEMFKRKETSKVPERSCSPDIIPSNYDNEAEVEDVEMMSSSGDSDSETENINNSRTPKENNALKKSEYISTENIPGLGKPSSKTADYMKETTARTDAQEPNISSLQSGIGSVEEDRFLRSTEINENSNLFVKKSNAPSSTVEMDVSPENRDSVEQNASISDRTSDSQVNGVVLESDDTKSEEILQEAETQDLKLSAENENISENGISQSASNNLQGKAIDVNETKEEEFIEVERPLEYSEDELKRLEGELAEEQRALVAQAQKVERISSNLNDQMYGESQHLLQLFGIPYLVAPMEAEAQCAFLDAINLTSGTITDDSDIFLFGGTKVYKNFFNQTRHVEFFKMDNIEANLGLNREKMITLALLTGSDYTEGIESVGAVSAMELLTEFPGEGIDCLRAFKKWWNVAHKNVSAIYLSKVKQKMAQVHLPESFPSDQIFKAYLEPEVDDSKEKFSWAVPNVDALRLFTMEKFGWNRAKADEILLPVMKKLGVKTTQMRIDSFFTNIKLVKDDKVHSKRMQDAIAKAKGLEPPSVKEGTSLKRTGNLVRKKPPGKRRKVQESEESLDQNAEEEEEVDKNVPDNKPSRTLLIDPSEGSSGPEVHANNKPKAKGRGRKKKEDSQEKKSSGPVRSVREVEDDYVPPRKLTKEIMYEALLKKQTISQRETDKQKMEDKKKIAAELLKKNSSKEKKKR